The following coding sequences are from one Diospyros lotus cultivar Yz01 chromosome 7, ASM1463336v1, whole genome shotgun sequence window:
- the LOC127806902 gene encoding uncharacterized protein LOC127806902 has product MAQRFRGLLVHDTENLRRILGAEIEKLQCHPVLIAMMGHPCTGRKVAAYLLAATLKCPLVKEEDIQAKSNYQVICRIAESHLNFGLSVIVDSQLSDQSHFNQLQNLAQSTKSQLLIVECRPYDEIELWWSLQDEEENENENEVQALITRGWDKPSSLEDLQRQLLETANTYDAGETPKFIMKMSVDGEKYKCVSKVLHSIVSRLYPDHHQVEGRCENGHAIDYRDEQENDETSCDDCSKPVSGFNSYKCSRQGCNFILHKSCTNQLPSELVVLEHGFSTIYLRNPEDYKNRGGVRCSCCEELITGYFYRIDNLSVLDLKCLLLPSKRRVKFHKHRLQLTFDSSGFACGGCGIYYDYTLALHYVCRRCQLRVDVNCAWLPDTAIYKPHRYPFKLTLRPQDETEQELYCMFCQELIDPNYWIYNCEGDCDHTAHTRCLLPSARPPEND; this is encoded by the coding sequence ATGGCGCAAAGGTTTCGAGGGCTATTGGTACATGATACAGAAAACCTTCGTCGAATTTTAGGAGCTGAGATTGAAAAACTTCAATGCCATCCAGTATTAATAGCGATGATGGGGCATCCCTGTACAGGTAGGAAAGTAGCTGCCTACTTATTGGCAGCAACTCTGAAATGCCCCCTTGTCAAAGAAGAAGATATCCAAGCAAAATCCAACTACCAGGTAATATGTCGAATCGCTGAGTCTCACCTCAACTTTGGGTTATCCGTGATTGTTGATTCTCAACTCTCCGATCAGTCCCATTTTAATCAGTTGCAGAACTTGGCCCAATCAACAAAATCTCAACTCTTGATTGTTGAGTGTAGACCGTACGATGAAATTGAGCTTTGGTGGAGCCTGcaggatgaagaagaaaacgAAAACGAAAACGAAGTTCAAGCTCTTATCACCCGGGGGTGGGACAAACCATCTTCTCTCGAAGATCTTCAAAGGCAGCTCTTGGAGACCGCTAATACCTATGATGCTGGGGAAACCCCCAAGTTCATAATGAAGATGTCAGTAGATGGGGAAAAATATAAATGCGTTTCTAAGGTTCTGCATTCGATTGTTTCCCGACTTTATCCCGATCATCATCAAGTTGAAGGAAGATGTGAAAACGGTCATGCCATTGACTACAGAGACGAGCAAGAGAATGACGAAACCAGCTGCGACGACTGCTCGAAACCCGTCTCGGGATTCAAcagttacaaatgctctaggcAAGGATGCAACTTCATCCTACACAAATCATGCACCAATCAGTTACCGTCTGAGCTCGTGGTGTTAGAGCACGGTTTCTCGACTATCTATCTTAGAAATCCGGAGGACTACAAGAATAGGGGTGGTGTCCGGTGCAGTTGCTGTGAAGAACTCATCACAGGATACTTTTATCGAATTGATAATCTGAGCGTTTTGGACCTTAAATGCCTACTACTACCGTCTAAGCGTAGGGTCAAATTCCACAAGCATAGGCTTCAACTTACTTTTGATTCATCTGGTTTTGCTTGTGGCGGATGTGGGATTTATTATGATTACACTCTAGCTCTGCACTATGTTTGTCGTCGATGCCAACTTAGAGTAGATGTGAACTGCGCTTGGTTACCAGATACAGCGATATATAAACCACATCGATACCCGTTTAAGCTCACTCTTCGTCCGCAGGATGAGACAGAGCAGGAGTTGTACTGTATGTTTTGCCAAGAATTAATTGATCCGAATTATTGGATATACAATTGTGAAGGGGATTGTGATCATACTGCTCACACTCGCTGCCTCCTGCCATCGGCTCGGCCTCCTGAGAATGACTAA
- the LOC127806903 gene encoding uncharacterized protein LOC127806903 has protein sequence MEEELQLQYKRVVQEAASLKDVTKGIYHPIIVAMKGPPCTERRLVALWLAASFRCFLLKEDDFHDCISTTQEFYHMVPQIVESQLQFGLSIIIDSELSDHSQFSQLKDVAKANETPLFIVECIIQTNELKLCRIQEEEKEDIVMAYDTGDIPKFTADITTTGDISKCVSELLQSFVAHFKPPDRSSKCNWHLVRFQDEQEKENCKQCQQSISAPSYRCKHCDLIFHKSCTDLPQEFSIDMDINNYVLSLRYADDDHNEDVRCSCCEQLIKGYYYDDCGMKFGQLDLDCIFLPFIRTTKFHEHPLILFFAREDYKCGACGIDSKKRPRYTCWICQYDKYITIDPHCALSPETAEYEGHRHPFELTVSPV, from the coding sequence aTGGAAGAAGAGCTTCAATTGCAATATAAAAGGGTGGTGCAAGAGGCCGCTTCCCTGAAAGATGTTACAAAAGGAATCTATCATCCAATCATTGTAGCAATGAAAGGGCCTCCGTGCACAGAAAGGAGATTAGTAGCCCTTTGGTTGGCAGCTTCGTTTAGATGTTTCCTTCTTAAGGAGGATGACTTTCACGATTGTATCAGCACAACCCAAGAATTTTACCACATGGTACCCCAAATTGTTGAATCCCAGCTCCAATTTGGGCTCTCTATTATTATTGATTCTGAGCTCTCTGATCATTCCCAGTTTAGTCAACTGAAGGACGTGGCCAAAGCTAATGAAACCCCACTGTTCATTGTTGAATGTATAATTCAGACGAATGAGTTGAAATTATGTCGgattcaagaagaagaaaaagaagacataGTTATGGCGTATGATACGGGCGATATCCCCAAGTTTACAGCGGACATTACAACAACTGGTGACATTAGCAAGTGTGTCTCCGAGTTGCTGCAATCGTTTGTTGCCCATTTTAAACCGCCTGATCGAAGTTCAAAATGCAATTGGCATTTGGTTCGCTTTCAAGATGAGCAGGAGAAGgagaactgcaaacagtgccaACAAAGTATCTCAGCACCCTCTTATAGATGCAAACATTGCGACTTAATATTTCATAAGTCGTGCACTGACCTTCCACAAGAGTTTTCGATAGATATGGATATAAACAACTACGTTTTGTCCCTTCGATATGCAGATGATGACCACAATGAAGATGTTAGGTGCAGCTGTTGTGAACAACTGATCAAAGGATATTACTACGACGATTGTGGTATGAAGTTTGGTCAGCTTGACCTCGACTGCATTTTTCTGCCCTTCATACGCACAACAAAGTTTCACGAACACCCGCTGATTCTTTTTTTCGCGCGCGAGGATTATAAATGTGGTGCATGTGGGATTGATTCCAAGAAAAGGCCTCGCTACACTTGCTGGATATGTCAGTATGATAAGTACATAACGATAGATCCACATTGTGCTTTGTCACCAGAGACAGCAGAGTATGAAGGCCATCGACATCCCTTCGAGCTCACTGTCTCTCCAGTATAG